Sequence from the Sphingomonas sp. KR3-1 genome:
TGACCACCGCCGCCTCCGCGCCGTCCGCCGCGACCACGCCGCGGCCATCGGTAGTGACGAGCAACCGGCGGAACCCGCCGTCGGGATGGCGCAGGGTGAGGAACAGCCCGTCCTGCGACTGGACGCGGTCGATCGTGCAGGCAAAGGCGAAGGTCTCGGCGCCCGGCGGGGCGCATTCGATGCGGCCCTCGGCCTTTTCCATCTTCTCGGCGTGCGCTTCGTTGCGCGCCTCGGTGGCCTTGTCGCGGACCTGAACGTTGCAGCCCGCAAGGGAAAGAAGGGCCGCGAGCGTGACCGCTCGTCGAGCCCTTCCCCTCTCCCTACCTGGTTCAGATATCGGCAAATACATGGGTTTCGGCGCTGGCTCCGGGGTGCGTGACCGCCCCCTTACAGGCAGGGCCGACATTTTGCGAGAAGCGCCACAGCGCGCCGGACTGGTAATCGTTCCGCCGCGGCTCCCACTGCGCGCGGCGCGCGGCGAGCACGTCCTCGGGCACATTGAGATCGACCGTGCCGGCCTCGGCATCGATGCTGATCTCGTCGCCATCCTCGACCAGCGCGATCGGGCCGCCGTCCGCCGCCTCGGGGCCGACATGGCCGATGCAGAAGCCGCGGGTGCCGCCCGAGAAGCGGCCATCGGTGATCAGCGCGACCTTCTCGCCCAGCCCCTGGCCATAGAGCGCCGCGGTGGTCGACAGCATCTCGCGCATGCCCGGGCCGCCCTTGGGCCCTTCGTAGCGGATGACGACGACGGTGCCTTCCTTGATCGCATTGGCCTCGACCGCGGCGAAGGCGTCCTCCTCGCGCTCGAACACCTTGGCGGTGCCGGTGAACTGGAGGCGGTGCATGCCCGCGACCTTCACGATCGCCCCCTCGGGCGCCAGCGACCCCTTGAGCCCCACCACGCCGCCGGTGGGGGTGATCGGCGTCTTGGCGTCGTAGATGACCTTCTGGTCGGGGTTCCATGTGACCTGGTCGATATTCTCGCCCAGGCTCTTGCCGGTGACGGTGAGGCAATCGAGGTGGAGGAAACCCTCCGCCGCCAGCGTCTTCATCAGCATGTAGATGCCGCCGGCATCGTGCATGTCGCGCGCGACGTAACGCCCGCCGGGCTTGAGATCGGCGATATAGGGCGTGGTCTTGAAGATCTCGGCGACGTCGAACAGGTCGAACTCGATGCCGGCCTCGTGCGCCATCGCCGGCAGGTGGAGCGCGCCATTGGTCGAGCCGCCGGTCGCCGCGACGATGCGCGCGGCGTTCTCGAACGCCTCGCGGGTGCAGATGTCGCGCGGGCGGATGTTCTGCGCGATCAGCTCCATCACCTGGCGGCCAGCGGCGACGGCGATCTCTTCACGCGACTTATAAGGAGCCGGCGCCATATTGCTGTTCGGCAAGGACAAACCGATCGCCTCGGCGACGCAGGCCATGGTGTTGGCGGTGTACTGGCCGCCGCACGCGCCATGGCCCGGGCATGCCGCCTTCTCGATCGCCGTGACTTCGGAGAGCGGGCATTTGCCGGCGGAATAGCGGCCGACCGCTTCGAACACGTCGATCACGGTGAGGTCGCGCTCCTGGAAGCGGCCGGGCAGGATCGAGCCGCCATAGACGAAGATCGACGGCACGTTGAGGCGGAGCATCGCCATCATCATGCCCGGGAGCGACTTGTCGCAGCCGGCAAAGGTGACGAGCGCGTCATAGCAATGGCCGCGCACCGAGAGCTCGACCGAGTCGGCGATGACCTCGCGGCTGACCAGCGAGGACTTCATGCCCTGGTGGCCCATCGCGATGCCGTCGGTCACGGTGATCGTGTTGAAGCGGCGCGGCATGCCGCCGGCTTCATTGACGCCGGCGCGGCACCAGTCCGCCTGCTGGTCGAGCGTGGTGTTGCAGGGCGCGCTGTCATTGCCCGCCGAGGCGATGCCGACGAACGGCCGGGCGATCTCCTCCTCGGTGAGGCCCATGGCGTAATAATAGCTGCGGTGCGGAGCGCTCTCGACGCCGACGGAAACGTAGCGGCTGGGGAGCTTGGATTTATCGAATCGGCTGGTCATGATGCGCAAGCCTATGTCGCGAGAAGGTCGTTTTGCGCAAGACTATTGCGCAAACTTTTTGTGGCAGGTGGGAAATTGCCACTTCGTACCTGCACCGTCGTCACCCCGGCCTTGTGCCGGGGTCCACCAGGAAGATGGGCAATGTATAGGAGGCGAGAGCGCAGAATGAGCGGCACGGTGGACCCCGGCACAAGGCCGGGTGAAGGTTCAGAAAACGTGGCGCCGATTGAACCTCAAGACAGCGTGGTCCGCAGATGCCGCGCCAGATCGGCCAGCGTTGCCGCCCATTCGCCCACCCCCGCATCATCGCGGATCAGGTCATTGCGGATCTCGATCGCGACCGAGGGAATGCCCTGCCCCTCGGCATGCCGGTTGAGCGTCGCGTTGAGCAGCCGCCCCGAATAGGGCTCGTTATCGCCGGTGACGACGCCGCGCTCGCGGAAGAACTGCACGGCGGGATGCGCGGCGCGGGTGTCGCGGTTGTAGAGGATGCCGACCTGCCAGGGGCGTGCGGTGCCGCCATGCTCGAGGCAAGGGGTGAAGCTGTGGATCGAGAGGATCAGCCTTGGGCGCCGGGCGCGGACCTGGTCGCGCAGGATGCGGTGATAGGGCGCATGGAAGCGAGCGATGCGGGCGCGCTTGTCGACCACCTCGTTGCCGGGGATCAGATGGCCGTCGCTGCGATGCGGGATCAGGCCGACATGATCGGGCTCGCGGTGGAGATCGATCACCAGCCGCGAGACGGTGGCGAGGATCGCGGGGCAGTCGAGCCGGGCGGCGAGCGCGCGGGTGACGGCGGCGGCGCCGATGTCGATCGCGATATGGTTGTCGAGCAGCGCGGGCGCGATGCCGAGATCGATGTCGGGCGGCACCGCGTTGGAGGCGTGGTCGCACAGCAGCAGGACATCCGGCGCCGCGCCCTCGACGATCTCGGCGGCGCTCACCAGGCCGGGTTCCGCCGTTCGCGGAAGGCGTTGAGCCCCTCGGCAAGCTCGGCGCCGCCGAACGCATCCTCGAAGCCCTGGTCGGTCTGCTCGCCGCGCAGCGTGCGCTTGAGCAGCTTCACCGCCTCGGGTGCGTTGCCGGCGATAGCGTTCGCCATGGCGGTGGCGGTGTCGATCGCCTTGCGGGTCTTGAGCTCGACCAAGCCGATCTTGTGCGCTTCGTCGGCGCGGAGCTTGTCGCCGGTGAAGAGCAGCAGCGAGGCCATGCCCTTGCCGACCTGCGCCTCGAGCCTTGCGACATCTTCGCGCGGATAGCCGAGGCCGAGGCGCGCGGGGGTGACGGCGAAGTCCGCCTGGGCGCCGGCGATGCGGATATCGGCGGCGAGGATCAGCGCGACCGCGGCGCCGAAGCAGCCGCCGTCGACTGCGGCGACGACAGGCACGGGCAGCGCCGCGACCGCCTCGATGCCGTTGCGCATCGCCTCGCGGAACTGCGTGCGGAGCGCCACGTCGTTCTGCAGCTGCTCGAACTCGCGGATATCGGCGCCGGCGGAGAAGATGCCGGCCACGTCGGAGCGGAGGATCACGGCACGGGCGTCTCCCACCTCGCGGGCGGCGGCGGCAAGCGCCTGCCAGGCGGCGGTAGGAAGCGCGTTCTTCGCCTCGGGGCGGGCGAGCGCGATGGTGGCGACGGCGCCGGTGCGCGTGAGCTGAATCATCGCGCGGATCGGCCCGAATGGCGGCGCGCTGTCAAGGGCCGGCTATCCTCGGGGATGGGGCGGGGTGCGCCAAATCGCGCACACCCGCGCCACCAACGGACGTCGTGCTCCCGGCAGTCGATCCGCTGGGGATGATGCTATGCCGGATCTGCGAAGGAGCGGTTTGCGAGGGTGGTTAATCTGCACGCCTCTCCCCTTCTGTTCTCCGGCTAAGTGAGACGCGTAGGCAGAACCCACCAGCCCCGGCGAGCGAATACCTCGCACGCCGCATCGCGACTCGCCGCGCTGTCGAACAGCGCGAAGCAGGTCGCACCCGAGCCGGACATGCGAACCAGCCCCGCCCCGGGCTGCGCGGCGAGCGCATCGAGCACCTCGCCGATCACCGGCGCGATCGCGCGGGCGGGTGGCTCGAGATCGTTGCGGCCCGTGCGCGGATCGGCCGGCAGCGGACCGCGATCGATTCCGTCCCAGCGGCGGAATACCTCGGCAGTGGAGACCGCGACGCCCGGATTGACCAGCAGCACCGGCGCGCCGGAAAGGCCGGCGACGGGCTCGAGCTGCTCGCCCCTGCCCCGCCCGATCGCGGTGACGCCATAGAGGCAGGCGGGCACGTCCGAGCCCAGGCGGTCCGCGAGGGCGAACATGTCGTCCAGCGCCACGTCATGCAGCCGGCCCAGCGCCCGCAGCGTCGCCGCGGCATCGGCCGAGCCGCCGCCGATGCCCGAGGCGACGGGCAAGCGCTTGTCGAGGCTGATCGCATGCGCGCCGCCGCCAAACTGGTCCCGGAATGCCCGGGCAGCGCGCGTGACGAGATTGTCGCCATCCCCGCGCAACACGCCGGCGAAGGGGCCGGTCAGCGCGAAGCTGTCGGTCTCGGCGGGCGCGACGGTGACGATGTCGCCATGCTCGACGAAGGCGAACAGCGTCTCGAGTTCGTGATAGCCGTCCGGCCGGCGCGCGCGGACGTGCAGCGCCAGGTTGAGCTTGGCCTTCGCGACTTCGGTGATCATTGCAGGCCGTTCGCCAGCTTGGCCTGTAGCCGCGCCGCGTCGCCGGGCTCGGCGCTCACCTCGGCCGCGCGCCAGGCATAGCGCGCCTCGATGCGACGGCCGAGCTTCCAATACAGGTCGCCGAGATGCTCGTTGGGCAGCGTGCCGCCCGGATCGGCGCGCGCGGCTTCCTCGAGCAGCGGCAGCGCGCGGTCGAGCTGGCCGCCAGCATAATAGGCACGGCCGAGCGAATCGGTGATCGCGGAGTCGTCGGGCTTGAGCTTGCGGGCACGCTCGAGCAGCGCCTGGGCGCCGGGCAGGTCGACTCCGCGCTCGACCTGGGCATTGCCGAGCCAGGCAAGCGCCTCGGGCTCGTCGGGGCCGAGTTGCACCGCGTGCCGGAGGACGCGCAGCGCCTCGTCCCATTTGCCGGCACGATCTAGCGCAGCGCCGCGGAGATATTCGAGCTCCCAGTCCGCGCCGCCGGCCCGGTCGAGCGCGCGGGCATAGGCGGCGGCTGCATCGGCGTAGCGGCCCGATTCGGAGAGCAGCCCGCCTTGCGCGCGGATTTCCTCGGCAGTGGCGCCGGGCGAGCGGGCGAGCGAGTCGGCACGGGCCAGCGCCTCGGGCAGGCGGCCGGCGCGGCGGAGCGTGTCGACCTGGCCGGCGACGGCACCGCGCGCGAACGGCCCGTCGGCCTGCACGGTCGCCAGCGTCTGCAGGGCGAGATCGGTCGCGCCGCTGCGCGAGAGCGCGTCGGCAAGGAGCAGGCGGGCGCGGTCTTCCTGCGGGTCGAGCAGCAGCGCGGCGCGGGTGAGCAGGATCGAGAGCGGCGCCATGTCCGCGCCGCGCAGGTCGTTGGCGAGGCCGAGGAACAGGTGCGCGGCGCCGAAGGTGGCGTTGGGCCTGCCCGCCTTGGCCTCGCGCTTGCGCCAGGCTTTAGACGCTCCGGCCAGTCCGGCGAGCAGCGGCCCGGCCTTGTCCTTGCGGCCCGAGCGGAGCAGCACGAGCGCCGCGTCGATGCGCGTGTCCTGGTCGGCGGCGGACACCTCCGGCGCGGCGTCCGCTTTGCCGCTGGCGAGCAGCAACAGCATGCGGTGGCGATCGGCAAAGGGCGCGGCCAAGGCATTGCCCTTCGCCGCGGCGAGCAGCGGCAGCGGATCCGCGCCGCGATCGCGGGCGAGCCAGGCGCCGAGCGTCGGCACGAGGAAATCGAGCTGCGCCCTCGACAGGCGCTCGAGTGCCTTGTCGGCACCGAGCCGGTCGCCACCATGCAGCGCGACCGCGAAGGACAGCAGGTCGACGTCCGGCGGCGCGACGCGGGCAGCGGAGAGGATCGCGGCGGCGCGCACGGCGAGCGCATAGTCCCCCGCCGCCAGCGCCTGGCGATAGGCGCGCATCGCCAGGATCTGGTCGTCGGGCACCGCGTCGAGCGCGCGGGCATAGCCGGCCGCGGCCAGCGCCGCCTCCCCCGCCGCATCGGCGGCGCGGGTGCGGGCATAGTCGCGCAGATCGACTTGCGGCGCCGCCTGCTGCGCACCGGCAGGCAGCGCCGCCAGCAGCGCGAAGGCCAGGCTACATGTTCGGATAATTGGGGCCGCCGCCGCCCTCAGGGACCACCCAGTTGATGTTCTGCGTGGGATCCTTGATGTCGCACGTCTTGCAGTGCACGCAATTCTGCGCGTTGATCTGGAAGCGCAGATCGTCGCCTTCGCCGACAACTTCATAGACACCTGCCGGGCAATAGCGCTGGGCCGGCTCGGCGTACACCGGAAGATTGTAGTCGATCGGTACGCTGGGGTCCTTGAGCGTCAGATGGACCGGCTGGTCCTCCTCGTGGTTGGTGTTCGAGATGAACACCGAGGAGAGGCGATCGAAGGTCAGCACGCCGTCGGGCTTGGGATAGTCGATCTTCGGCGCCTCGGACGCGTGCCACAGGCTCTCATTGTCGGGCTTGTGCTGCATCGTGAACGGCCAGCGGATGCCGAGCAGCTCGCTCCACATCGCCGCGCCCGCGAGGATCGTGCCGAACTTGTCGCCGAACTTCTTGACCAAAGGCGCCACGTTGCGGACGCCGCGCAGCTCCTTGTAGACCCAGCTCTTCTCATAGGCCTCAGGATAGGCGGCCAGCTCGTCCGCCTCGCGGCCGGCGCCGACCGCGGCGAACGCCGCCTCGGCGGCCATCATGCCGCTCTTCATCGATGTGTGCGTGCCCTTGATGCGCGGCACGTTGAGGAAGCCCGCCGCATCGCCGATCAGCGCGGCGCCAGGCGCGACCAGCTTGGGGACCGCCTGCCAGCCACCGTCTGAGATCGCGCGCGCGCCGTAGGAGACGCGCTTGGCGCCCTTGAGGATCGCCGCGATCTCCGGGTGCGTCTTCCAGCGCTGCATCTCCTGGAAGGGAGACAAATACGGGTTCTTGTAGTTGAGCCAGGTGACGAAGCCGAGCGCGACCTGCCCGTCCGCCTGGTGATAGAGGAAGCCGCCGCCATTGGCGCCCTTGGTCAGCGGCCAGCCCTGGGTATGGATCACGCGGCCCGGCACGTGGAGGGCCGGATCGATGTCCCACAGCTCCTTGATGCCGATGCCGTAGATCTGCGGCTGGCTGCCCTTGTCGAGCGCAAAAGTGCGGATCAGCTGCTTGGTCAGGTGGCCGCGGCAGCCCTCGGCGAAGAAGGTGTACTTGGCGTGCAGCTCGAGGCCGGGCTGGTAATCGCCCTTGTGCTCGCCGTCGCGCGCCACGCCCATGTCGCCGGTGGCGACGCCTTTCACGCTGCCATTGTCGTGATAGAGGATCTCGGCCGCAGCGAAGCCCGGGAAGATCTCGACGCCCAGTTCCTCGGCCTTGCCCGCCAGCCAGCGGCAGAGATTGCCCAGGCTACCGGTATAGGTGCCCTTGTTGTGGAGGAACGGCGGGGTGATGAACTCGGGGAAGCTCGACTTGCCCTTCTCGCTCAGCACCCAGTGGTGATTCTCGGTCACCGGCGTCGCGGCGAGCGGGCAGCCATCCTCGCGCCAGCTCGGCAGCAGCTCGTCGAGCGCCTTGGGATCGATCACCGCGCCGGAGAGGATGTGGGCGCCGACTTCGGAGCCCTTTTCGAGGATGCACACCGACAGCTCGCTGCCCGCTTCCGCGGCCAACTGCTTCAGCCGGATCGCCGCCGACAGGCCCGCTGGCCCTGCCCCGACGATCACGACGTCATAGGGCATCGACTCCCGTTCGCTCATCATCGCATCCTTCTAGTCTTGGTCTGGCACATGCCGCACTGCTTGTCGTCGCAAGCTGGCAACGCCCTGTCCCTTGGTCGATGAAGGCAGATTGACCCGCCCGTCAAGGCATGACTCTGTGCCCGGGTGGGAGGCGAATACACAGCGGATTGGGGGCGAACCCTTGCGAGCGCACTCGAATGGTGGCGCGATGCAGGGGTCGAGACACTCCAGGAAGACGAGGCGCGCGACTGGCTCGCCCGGCCCGTCGTCGTGCAACCGGCACAGGCTGCCGTAACGTCGCCCCAGCCCGAGAGCCTGCCCGATACGCTCGCCGCCTTCACGGCCTGGCGCAGCGGCGAGACGGTTCCCGAAGCGAGCTGGATGACCCCGCGGATCGGCCCGAGCGGCCCCGCCGAGGCGCAACTCGTCGTGCTCACCGACATGCCGGAAAGTGACGATCATGACGCACTTCTGGCCGATGGCGAGGCCGGAAAGCTGTTTTCGCGGATGCTGACCGCCGCCGGAATCGCGCGTGATTCGGTCTATTTCCTGTCGCTCGCCGTTGCCCGCCCGCTCGCCGGGCGGATCAGCCCCGACCAGGAAGGCCGGCTGATCGAGATCGCCCGGCACCATCTCAAGTTGCTCCAGCCCGCTAAGCTGTTGATTCTAGGGCAAACGGCGAGCCGTGTACTAACTGAGACGAACGACGGAACGGGCGCCAATGGTTTAGTCGATGTTAACCATTTCGGCGGCAAAACGCAGGCGGTGGCGAGCTTGCACCCGCGTTTCCTGTTGGAGCGCCCCGCCGCCAAAAGCGAAGCCTGGAAACATTTGTTGCTGTTGACCCGGGGGAGCCTGTGACCATGCGTATCCTGCTTGCCGCCGCGCTCCTCGCGTCGACGGCGCTTACTGCCGCTGCCCATGCCGATGCGCCGGGCACGAATACCTCCCACGCCGAAGACGGCGCCGGCGCACCCGCGCTGCGCGACGGCGACGGCATTCCCGAACAGCTCGATAGCGACCAGAAGGCCGGCTATCGCAAGGTGTTCGCCGCGATCCGTGCCGAGCGCTGGCAGGATGCGCAGATCCAGCTCGATTCGATGAAGCCGGGCCCGCTGCATTCGATTGCTCGCGCCGAGCTCTACACCGCCAAGAATTCGCCCAAGGTCGAGTTGGCGCCGCTGGTCCAGCTGATTAGCGACGCGCCCGAGCTGCCCCAGGCCGAGCAGCTGACCCGCATGGCCCGCACCCGCGGCGCCACCGACACCCCTGCCCTGCCGATCGCGCAGCGGCTGGTCTGGCAGGACGGCGCCCCCGTCCGCCAGCGGGCGCGCTCGATCAAGAGCGACGCCGCCGCGACCGAGATCGCGCTTGCCATCCAGCCCTTCGTCAAGGCCGACCAAGGCGCGCCTGCCGAGGCCGTGGTCACCCAGTTCGACGCCGACCTGACGCCCGAGGCGCGCACCGAGTGGCAGCAGAAGGTCGCCTGGATCTATTATACCGCGGGCGATGACGAGAATGCCCGCCGCGTCGCCGCCAAGGCGCAGGACGGGATCGGCGACTGGGCCCCGCAGGCCGATTGGGTCGCCGGGCTCGCCGCCTGGCGCGAGCAGGATTGCGCCGGCGCCACCGCCGCCTTCGAGCGCGTCGCCACGCGCGCCGCCGATACCGAGCTGCGCTCCGCCGGGCTTTATTGGGGCTCGCGCGCCGAAATGGCGTGCGGCCAACCCGAAAAGGTCGCGATCAAGCTGCGCGCCGCTACTCAATATGGCGAGACCTTCTACGGCCTGCTCGCCAAGTCGGCGCTCGGCATCCAGGACGCGCCGAGCAAGGGCGAGAAGTTCGTCGCCGAGGACTGGCGCGCGCTGGAGCGCCGCCCGAACGTGCGCGTCGCCGCCGCGCTGGTCGAGATCGACGAGGATGCGCTGGCCGACGAAGTGCTGCGCTACCAGGCCAAGCTGGGCAGCCCGGCCGAGCATGCCGCGCTGACCCGCCTCGCCGGCCGGCTCGACCTGCCCTCGACCCAGCTCTGGCTCACCCATAACTGCCCGATGGGCGTGCAGCCGCTGACCGCGGCGCGCTATCCGGCACCGAACTGGACACCGGCGGGCGGCTGGCGCGTCGACAAGGCGCTGGTGTTCGCCCACACGCTGCAGGAATCGCGCTTCAATTCGGATATCCGCAGCGCCGCCGGCGCGATGGGCTTGATGCAGGTGAAGACCGGCGCGGCGATCGACATCGGCCGGCGCAACGGCATCACCTATGCCGCCAGCGACCTGACCAAGCCTTCGGTCAACATGGAGATCGGCCAGTCCTATCTCGAGCAGCTGCGCGACCAGCCCTTTACCGGCGGGCTGCTGCCCAAGGTGATCGCGTCGTACAATGCCGGCCCGACCCCGGTCGCCAACTGGAACGCGATGATCAAGGATGGCGGCGATCCGCTGCTCTATATCGAGAGCA
This genomic interval carries:
- the ilvD gene encoding dihydroxy-acid dehydratase, producing MTSRFDKSKLPSRYVSVGVESAPHRSYYYAMGLTEEEIARPFVGIASAGNDSAPCNTTLDQQADWCRAGVNEAGGMPRRFNTITVTDGIAMGHQGMKSSLVSREVIADSVELSVRGHCYDALVTFAGCDKSLPGMMMAMLRLNVPSIFVYGGSILPGRFQERDLTVIDVFEAVGRYSAGKCPLSEVTAIEKAACPGHGACGGQYTANTMACVAEAIGLSLPNSNMAPAPYKSREEIAVAAGRQVMELIAQNIRPRDICTREAFENAARIVAATGGSTNGALHLPAMAHEAGIEFDLFDVAEIFKTTPYIADLKPGGRYVARDMHDAGGIYMLMKTLAAEGFLHLDCLTVTGKSLGENIDQVTWNPDQKVIYDAKTPITPTGGVVGLKGSLAPEGAIVKVAGMHRLQFTGTAKVFEREEDAFAAVEANAIKEGTVVVIRYEGPKGGPGMREMLSTTAALYGQGLGEKVALITDGRFSGGTRGFCIGHVGPEAADGGPIALVEDGDEISIDAEAGTVDLNVPEDVLAARRAQWEPRRNDYQSGALWRFSQNVGPACKGAVTHPGASAETHVFADI
- a CDS encoding N-formylglutamate amidohydrolase — its product is MSAAEIVEGAAPDVLLLCDHASNAVPPDIDLGIAPALLDNHIAIDIGAAAVTRALAARLDCPAILATVSRLVIDLHREPDHVGLIPHRSDGHLIPGNEVVDKRARIARFHAPYHRILRDQVRARRPRLILSIHSFTPCLEHGGTARPWQVGILYNRDTRAAHPAVQFFRERGVVTGDNEPYSGRLLNATLNRHAEGQGIPSVAIEIRNDLIRDDAGVGEWAATLADLARHLRTTLS
- a CDS encoding enoyl-CoA hydratase/isomerase family protein, whose translation is MIQLTRTGAVATIALARPEAKNALPTAAWQALAAAAREVGDARAVILRSDVAGIFSAGADIREFEQLQNDVALRTQFREAMRNGIEAVAALPVPVVAAVDGGCFGAAVALILAADIRIAGAQADFAVTPARLGLGYPREDVARLEAQVGKGMASLLLFTGDKLRADEAHKIGLVELKTRKAIDTATAMANAIAGNAPEAVKLLKRTLRGEQTDQGFEDAFGGAELAEGLNAFRERRNPAW
- a CDS encoding 4-(cytidine 5'-diphospho)-2-C-methyl-D-erythritol kinase encodes the protein MITEVAKAKLNLALHVRARRPDGYHELETLFAFVEHGDIVTVAPAETDSFALTGPFAGVLRGDGDNLVTRAARAFRDQFGGGAHAISLDKRLPVASGIGGGSADAAATLRALGRLHDVALDDMFALADRLGSDVPACLYGVTAIGRGRGEQLEPVAGLSGAPVLLVNPGVAVSTAEVFRRWDGIDRGPLPADPRTGRNDLEPPARAIAPVIGEVLDALAAQPGAGLVRMSGSGATCFALFDSAASRDAACEVFARRGWWVLPTRLT
- a CDS encoding tetratricopeptide repeat protein — translated: MRAYRQALAAGDYALAVRAAAILSAARVAPPDVDLLSFAVALHGGDRLGADKALERLSRAQLDFLVPTLGAWLARDRGADPLPLLAAAKGNALAAPFADRHRMLLLLASGKADAAPEVSAADQDTRIDAALVLLRSGRKDKAGPLLAGLAGASKAWRKREAKAGRPNATFGAAHLFLGLANDLRGADMAPLSILLTRAALLLDPQEDRARLLLADALSRSGATDLALQTLATVQADGPFARGAVAGQVDTLRRAGRLPEALARADSLARSPGATAEEIRAQGGLLSESGRYADAAAAYARALDRAGGADWELEYLRGAALDRAGKWDEALRVLRHAVQLGPDEPEALAWLGNAQVERGVDLPGAQALLERARKLKPDDSAITDSLGRAYYAGGQLDRALPLLEEAARADPGGTLPNEHLGDLYWKLGRRIEARYAWRAAEVSAEPGDAARLQAKLANGLQ
- a CDS encoding electron transfer flavoprotein-ubiquinone oxidoreductase; amino-acid sequence: MSERESMPYDVVIVGAGPAGLSAAIRLKQLAAEAGSELSVCILEKGSEVGAHILSGAVIDPKALDELLPSWREDGCPLAATPVTENHHWVLSEKGKSSFPEFITPPFLHNKGTYTGSLGNLCRWLAGKAEELGVEIFPGFAAAEILYHDNGSVKGVATGDMGVARDGEHKGDYQPGLELHAKYTFFAEGCRGHLTKQLIRTFALDKGSQPQIYGIGIKELWDIDPALHVPGRVIHTQGWPLTKGANGGGFLYHQADGQVALGFVTWLNYKNPYLSPFQEMQRWKTHPEIAAILKGAKRVSYGARAISDGGWQAVPKLVAPGAALIGDAAGFLNVPRIKGTHTSMKSGMMAAEAAFAAVGAGREADELAAYPEAYEKSWVYKELRGVRNVAPLVKKFGDKFGTILAGAAMWSELLGIRWPFTMQHKPDNESLWHASEAPKIDYPKPDGVLTFDRLSSVFISNTNHEEDQPVHLTLKDPSVPIDYNLPVYAEPAQRYCPAGVYEVVGEGDDLRFQINAQNCVHCKTCDIKDPTQNINWVVPEGGGGPNYPNM
- a CDS encoding uracil-DNA glycosylase family protein; translation: MGGEYTADWGRTLASALEWWRDAGVETLQEDEARDWLARPVVVQPAQAAVTSPQPESLPDTLAAFTAWRSGETVPEASWMTPRIGPSGPAEAQLVVLTDMPESDDHDALLADGEAGKLFSRMLTAAGIARDSVYFLSLAVARPLAGRISPDQEGRLIEIARHHLKLLQPAKLLILGQTASRVLTETNDGTGANGLVDVNHFGGKTQAVASLHPRFLLERPAAKSEAWKHLLLLTRGSL
- a CDS encoding lytic transglycosylase domain-containing protein, which encodes MRILLAAALLASTALTAAAHADAPGTNTSHAEDGAGAPALRDGDGIPEQLDSDQKAGYRKVFAAIRAERWQDAQIQLDSMKPGPLHSIARAELYTAKNSPKVELAPLVQLISDAPELPQAEQLTRMARTRGATDTPALPIAQRLVWQDGAPVRQRARSIKSDAAATEIALAIQPFVKADQGAPAEAVVTQFDADLTPEARTEWQQKVAWIYYTAGDDENARRVAAKAQDGIGDWAPQADWVAGLAAWREQDCAGATAAFERVATRAADTELRSAGLYWGSRAEMACGQPEKVAIKLRAATQYGETFYGLLAKSALGIQDAPSKGEKFVAEDWRALERRPNVRVAAALVEIDEDALADEVLRYQAKLGSPAEHAALTRLAGRLDLPSTQLWLTHNCPMGVQPLTAARYPAPNWTPAGGWRVDKALVFAHTLQESRFNSDIRSAAGAMGLMQVKTGAAIDIGRRNGITYAASDLTKPSVNMEIGQSYLEQLRDQPFTGGLLPKVIASYNAGPTPVANWNAMIKDGGDPLLYIESIPYWETRGYVMTVLRNYWMYENQEGRKSASRDALAQGLWPKFPGMQGPTAVKISVKQLAFHQDPNGSR